A single window of Magnetococcus marinus MC-1 DNA harbors:
- a CDS encoding ATP-binding protein has product MTITPWREIAVPHQDVLKGTFQESEFAADISQVHQGKASKEYQDPAQFFSRTFITEGMALLLDSVVRRLAGQGGDPVIQLQTAFGGGKTHTMLAVYHLAQGKSSASDLHGIPPLLDKIGVTALQPARVAVIDGINLSVSEPKTHGGISCRTIWGELALQLGGESAYALVRSADESGTSPDKDTVVELLSRAAPCVILMDELVAFYRQFQEGKTYPAGSFETNMTFIQALTEGIKSVPKAVMLASLPDSTNAGEGRGQVVLAQLESYFRRLHKIWKPVSKDEAFSIVRRRLFDHIENQSGMESTCRAFGEFYVANKEDLPNETQESQYLERMRQAYPIHPEIFDRLYEDWSTLQGFQRTRGVLQLLAQVVHRLWKDGNSDPLVMPGALPLFDPMVRNKCLDYLPQGWDPVIDQDIDGEKSKPAYIESEEARFGRIQAARRVARTVFLATAPGGAGRMSKGVEQERILLGVGRPDQPLGHYKDVLKRLLDRLNYLNTENARFWFGLTPNLRREMESRKQRFTDRDDVVPVLRSRLEKVIGRGGIFAGVHVFTPSADIPDDYGSAPRLVILPPMGASYHKGESNMAFMAAEEILRNRGEQPRQKQNRLLFLAADHDVVSRAWDQAKGWLAWNSIVTDIDNDRLVLDTLQVRQAKQQRDEAEQSLQRLLREAYRWIINPHEEFVRGKPKLEWEVVSISPAASSLVKAIEEKAIEEEWLITEWSSIHLSNTLRQWYFKEGVAEVPALKVWQDTCHYLYLPRLINSDVFKNAMAQGVESEDFFGFAMGKDGERYLGFVFGKSGLTSLDEAALLIERGAAAAFQELVRKEQEAKRQAEPPQPVDGTSTGGAATHPKGGQGRPDQNGGSSGTPTPSPSTPKKQFYGTVKLDPVKAKMDFATIVDEVVQQFTSRLGVEVEISVEIQAKGRDGFDDAVQRAVKENCNVLRFGSAEFED; this is encoded by the coding sequence ATGACGATTACCCCTTGGCGTGAAATTGCCGTTCCCCATCAGGATGTCCTCAAAGGCACCTTCCAGGAGTCTGAGTTCGCAGCGGATATCTCCCAGGTCCACCAGGGCAAGGCATCAAAAGAGTACCAGGACCCGGCGCAGTTCTTCTCCCGAACCTTCATCACCGAGGGTATGGCGCTGCTGCTGGACAGCGTGGTACGCCGCTTGGCCGGCCAGGGAGGCGACCCCGTCATCCAACTGCAAACGGCCTTCGGTGGTGGCAAGACCCACACCATGCTGGCGGTCTATCACCTAGCCCAGGGGAAGAGTTCCGCCAGCGACCTGCATGGCATCCCCCCCTTGCTGGACAAGATCGGCGTCACAGCTCTACAACCTGCCCGAGTGGCCGTGATCGATGGCATCAACCTGAGCGTGTCCGAACCGAAGACCCATGGCGGCATCTCCTGCCGAACCATCTGGGGGGAACTGGCCCTGCAGTTGGGCGGAGAGTCAGCCTATGCCCTGGTGCGCAGCGCCGATGAGTCCGGCACCTCGCCAGACAAGGACACCGTGGTCGAACTGCTATCCCGGGCGGCTCCTTGCGTCATCCTTATGGACGAGCTGGTGGCCTTCTACCGGCAGTTCCAGGAAGGGAAGACCTATCCCGCCGGTTCATTCGAAACCAACATGACCTTCATCCAGGCCCTGACCGAAGGCATCAAGTCGGTGCCCAAGGCGGTGATGCTCGCCTCCCTTCCTGACTCCACCAATGCCGGAGAAGGTCGGGGCCAGGTCGTTCTGGCGCAGCTGGAGAGCTACTTCCGCCGTTTGCACAAGATCTGGAAGCCGGTTTCCAAGGATGAGGCGTTCAGCATCGTCCGCCGCCGCCTGTTTGACCACATCGAGAACCAGTCCGGCATGGAAAGCACCTGCCGCGCCTTTGGCGAGTTCTACGTGGCCAACAAGGAAGACCTCCCCAATGAGACCCAGGAATCCCAGTACCTGGAGCGCATGCGGCAGGCCTATCCCATCCACCCGGAGATTTTCGACCGCCTTTACGAAGATTGGTCCACACTCCAGGGATTCCAGAGAACCCGGGGCGTTCTGCAACTACTCGCCCAGGTAGTTCACCGCCTTTGGAAGGATGGCAACAGCGACCCGTTGGTGATGCCGGGAGCCTTGCCGCTCTTCGACCCCATGGTGCGCAACAAATGCCTGGATTACCTGCCTCAGGGGTGGGATCCGGTGATTGATCAGGACATCGACGGCGAGAAGTCCAAGCCCGCCTACATCGAAAGCGAAGAGGCCCGTTTTGGTCGGATCCAGGCGGCCCGGCGTGTGGCTCGTACCGTCTTTCTGGCCACTGCCCCGGGTGGGGCTGGACGTATGTCCAAGGGGGTGGAACAGGAGCGGATCCTGTTGGGTGTCGGTCGCCCTGACCAGCCTTTGGGGCATTACAAGGATGTTCTCAAGAGACTGTTGGATCGGCTCAACTACCTCAACACCGAAAACGCCCGCTTCTGGTTTGGCCTGACACCCAACTTGCGGCGCGAGATGGAATCCCGCAAACAGCGGTTCACGGATAGGGATGATGTGGTCCCTGTGCTCCGATCCCGGCTTGAGAAAGTCATTGGCAGAGGGGGTATCTTTGCGGGTGTCCACGTCTTTACGCCGAGCGCGGATATCCCTGACGATTACGGATCGGCTCCCAGGCTGGTCATCCTCCCCCCCATGGGCGCGTCCTACCATAAAGGCGAGTCCAACATGGCGTTCATGGCGGCGGAAGAGATCCTCCGTAACCGTGGGGAGCAACCAAGGCAGAAACAGAACCGCCTGCTGTTTTTGGCGGCCGACCATGACGTCGTCTCCCGGGCCTGGGACCAGGCGAAAGGCTGGTTGGCTTGGAATTCCATCGTCACGGACATCGATAACGACCGGTTGGTGCTTGATACCCTGCAGGTACGACAGGCCAAGCAGCAGCGCGATGAAGCCGAGCAATCCCTCCAGCGTCTGCTCCGGGAAGCCTACCGCTGGATCATCAACCCCCATGAAGAGTTCGTTCGTGGCAAGCCCAAACTGGAGTGGGAGGTGGTTTCCATATCGCCTGCGGCTTCCAGTTTGGTCAAAGCCATCGAGGAGAAGGCCATCGAGGAGGAATGGCTCATCACCGAGTGGTCTTCCATCCACCTGAGCAATACCTTGCGGCAATGGTACTTCAAGGAGGGCGTTGCTGAAGTCCCCGCCCTGAAGGTCTGGCAGGACACCTGCCATTACCTCTACCTGCCGCGCCTGATCAACAGCGACGTGTTCAAGAACGCCATGGCCCAGGGCGTGGAGTCGGAGGATTTCTTCGGCTTTGCCATGGGGAAGGATGGTGAGCGCTATCTTGGATTCGTCTTTGGCAAGTCCGGCCTGACCTCCTTGGACGAAGCGGCGCTTTTGATCGAACGTGGAGCAGCTGCGGCATTCCAGGAACTGGTCCGCAAGGAGCAGGAAGCCAAACGGCAAGCAGAGCCCCCGCAGCCAGTTGATGGCACGTCCACCGGGGGGGCAGCAACTCATCCCAAGGGAGGTCAAGGTCGTCCTGACCAGAATGGCGGATCATCCGGAACTCCCACACCATCGCCATCAACCCCCAAGAAACAGTTCTATGGTACCGTCAAACTGGATCCGGTGAAGGCCAAAATGGATTTTGCCACCATCGTTGACGAGGTGGTCCAGCAGTTCACCTCCCGCCTGGGTGTGGAGGTGGAAATCTCGGTGGAGATCCAGGCCAAAGGCAGGGATGGATTCGATGATGCCGTCCAGCGGGCGGTGAAGGAAAACTGCAACGTTCTTCGGTTTGGATCAGCCGAATTTGAGGATTGA
- the tnpA gene encoding IS200/IS605 family transposase, with product MGVEVLSGVVSPDHVHILVSHPPQIPVSKLVQRVKGKTSYKMQREFQVLRKQYWGQRMWARGYFACTTGNVTDDMIKEYIDGHTEADDNFKVADFESE from the coding sequence ATGGGCGTCGAGGTGCTGTCTGGGGTCGTGTCGCCCGACCATGTGCACATTCTCGTATCGCACCCACCGCAGATTCCTGTGAGCAAACTGGTGCAGCGGGTGAAAGGGAAGACCTCGTACAAGATGCAGCGGGAGTTTCAGGTTTTGCGCAAGCAGTACTGGGGACAGCGGATGTGGGCGCGTGGGTATTTCGCATGCACGACGGGAAACGTGACCGACGATATGATCAAGGAGTACATCGACGGCCACACGGAGGCGGACGACAATTTCAAGGTGGCCGACTTCGAGTCGGAATGA